CCCGGATTCTCAGCACTATCTTCCACACCGTTAACTCTGTTTACCAACAAGCCataaaaaggagcaaaacaattacaaaaaggaGCCAGAGTTACAACGTGAAAATTGTCaccctctgcctttctttcaaagcatgacCTAAAGTAACTCTTTAACATACAGTCAACACTTACTTTCAGCTTTCCATTCCTGGAGTTGAGCTGCCCGTTTCCCTGGTGATACGGCAGCACCCTTTCCTGGGCTTTCAACCCCATCTCCCGGAGATTTCACCAATATCCTCTTTGGAAGCTGATAAGCTGACCCTGAAACCACACTGGATTCAGGACTCCCTGATGCTCGACTTTTATCCTTGATTGCCTGTTCAACAGGAGAtggcacagcagctgcttccttctgaagCTTCTCTTCTTGGCGTTGCTTCAGCTGCCGCTTCTCCCACATTATCTCTTCAAGGCTCTTCACTTGAACTTTGGAATTAGTTGCACTCTGATCAGAGGGccggaaagaaacaaaagaagaggacTAAGAGGACAAAAATCTATGGagatttcagtaagaaaatctgAGTAGCAATCCCTCCAAAATAGCTCCATGTGGAACAGAGCATGTTAATACCATTCAGATCTgacatttttccccataaaacgTTGCCTGTAACCTGTAACAGGATCCATGCTTTGCTATGGAAATAGTTTCAAAAGCCTACAATTCCCAACACAGCAAGCTTCTTCAATAGAGCAGAAGACTCTAGCTGTAATCTATTAcattctttttcagcaacagGAAGTCATACAAGCTCCCCCAAGACAGCATTCCCTGGCAGACTGACTTCCTCTAATACAAACCTCTAGCCTTTTCTATTAAAGTTCTTAGCCCAGGATTTTAAGATCTCCTTCTTCCAGTCTCACAGAGAAAGTcacggagaagaaaaacattaacctCGCAGATTTTATCTGGTGCTAATAGGGTTTCTTATTCGTTGTCAGGTATAATAAGATTAATTCAAAGCTTGGGGTTTAACACGTTGTCTGGAAATGCTATTGAAAGTGACAGGACTTGCGACATCACTGCAGcactttccaaatgcagaaaggTAGCAACACACTCAAACTGGGAGCATGCAGcaagttacaaacaaaacataacaaaatgtatcaaaaattgTATGAATAGATAGATGTATGTCTTCACAAAGGACTCACCTCTGCGGGTGCAGAGACAGCTTTGGGAAAAGGCTTGCTCAATTccactatcttcttttcttctcttccaggtgctgcgaaacaagcaaaaaaaaaaccaaaacccccacatcattttgtcaacagcagaaataaagaaacctaGTTACCTCTTTAACGATATCTTTAGTGCTCTGCCAATTTTGACAAAAACTGGCCCTCACATTAAGAAGTTGATACATGCTTTGCAAACATAGATACATCAATAACTAAGTTAAACAACGCATATGCCAAAGAGGAAGGTAAGCCTGGATTCAGCCCAGGGAAGATCCCATACCACAAGcggatggcagaaaaaaacagaagcaagaaactaGGCTACAAAGCTCCTCAGTGGAAGaattttccagtgggaaatacagaaaaccatcacgtgattcacagaaaataatatgGTTGCATATTCTGGCACTTCCTTGCCTTCTGACTTCGTAGCCTTAAACTCTTCTACCCTCTACtatatgcagaaggaaaaagcaaagcaaatcctgagCAAACTGAATTTGCTTGACAGGGGAAGCGCTTCACCAGGGCAGGTACCAAATCACCTTATTACCTATTAGCTTTGTGATCCGTAACAACCTCCTCCCTGTCGGGGCAGGTTCAGgttgtgctggtggagctggcactTTTCCTCCACTCTGCTGCATCCGCAGAGCTTTCTCCCGCTTGATTTCTTCCAAGGTTTTAACACGCACTTCTCCTGCTGGCTTGGCTTTACCTGCCGGCTCTGCCGGGCGCACTTGGCTGAGCACAGACGGAGCAAGTATGCTCTGCTTCTTGGGTTTCCTCTCAACTTTTGTCTCGGTAGGAAACTCTTCTGGTTTTCGCTTCTCTCCTTCCAAtcgcttgtggtttttttcagccagggATCCTGAGAAAGTTTTCACACGAACTGCAGGGGAAAGTCTTGCCCCCGAGCTGGGATCTTCTGTTTTACAACGTCCTTCAGTCTGGGGTTTCCCTTGAGGTTCTCCTCGTCTCCGATGAGCTCTCTCAAGTCGAATTTCCTCCACTGTTTTCACATGGATCTCTCCTGCTGGCTTAGCAGCCTTCTCTGTcatcatcaaaaaaagagaagcaccaACATTTAAGGAGAGTCCAGCAATATTTAAAGTCTCCAAAATCTGTCACAGGACTAAGGAAAACTAGGTTTGCGTGATCCCAAGAATGCATCTTAGGACAGCACCATTCTGCACGGTATTCTCCTCCTTTAAGCCACTTGTAGTTTGAAAACTAGTGCTATCCGGAGAGAGTTGCGACACAAAAAGCAttagtctattttattttgttactttctcaGACCGTTGTCTCTCTGTTCACATCTCAAACTCCTGCTCCTGGTAGTGCTTCTGTCCTACTTCTGCGTAAGCATACAGCAGGTTCTGACGGCTCACAGCAGTTTTCAAGCGGAAACCTTGATGAGGCACGAGTggaaaacacccccccacccctagAGCCAGATCTCTGACAGTGGCTAaacaggacagcttcagcacttgagcaagaggaatcaggcaggtgtttttaaattaacttttacgGTCGCATGAAAGTTCATGGAAAGACAGAAGgggaaggcatacttaatagccagttcttatctgtctctgtactggtctgctcagaggacagtcctagcctctccttcagagacctggggacttgaactacaagagagaacagaaaaagttaggcagactgcataaatctccatttggtgttcgcatttcgaaatgagacccatcacttcactgggattcagagctacctcgagccctcaaccaacacgcaaaaagaaccgttagaagaaaggacaaacagcaaacctaaacagaaaatctgtgcatcaaacccagatgtctgctcagtagccgtacctctctttgctgctttgtcagcactatccagaacctctgtcttcttccccagcctgtcagcaaggttgcgctttagcggaaggacacttttaccagcttcagaaagagagaaaacaagcaatactttaagaacgtttctctggaggaggattttagaacagtcagccacaaacttcaatgcttccagggatctttgcttatatttgtctttcagctgctaaccaaatttgccacttctgccgtcaacatacatctctgccaaaatgtattttcctcctgcacgcagcaaaaatacccttaaatatagttcacgtttagatgagggcacccgaacaacggctcacaaaaagctcttacctgtggaggctttccgttttcccatcctctcgccaaggttcagttgaatcacaggctcctcccctaaaacaaagaataatctcttcagtgcacacaaaccagtagccagtaaaagcattgtccttctagcccacgtcccagcaaaagacactcttctggtagccaaaccacagaaacgagtgactacgagtagtagtagtgccacacgttttttgcctttccaaggaatttgtgcagatctgaacaccaccacttatacacagactcgtatcacgctactctccgcaagtgccaccgtcagcctcgtcaatgcttcagaaattggctacttgtataataccatcttctataggtcttccctttcattactccccgggttttccggttatccccttatttgcataccgacacttgtattgacagtagcctctctctctgctgctactgcacttaacccaaccactacttctgccacatgctgtccacacattagctcattcacaaatctcactcaacttcaggaacatgaaagtccaattaagcacattggagagtctgtaagatgctgtaatacgtgaagagctacggcttcatgtcaggctgataaaaaacacttctggatcttttattgcaatacaacaaactcagcacctacaaatgccaaatatttgcaatcaaaccagggcctttaagcataaaagcagggttttaattagaaaaggcagcaccagcaggctaacgtgtctgaattatcttaattattacttaaccttgtggttgaggagccatgaaatggaaacaacagtattcactataagtaggggatattaactcaccaccttgcttttttgttttttcctttagtttctccaatttgatttcttcaagtgtttttattccaaaatttaaattgtcctctgaaaacagaaaatcattaatgaagctgaggcctaaaggcacatgttgaagagcacacatcctcaagcttcttacacctcagaacccttccaaagtcttccaaataaaccctctcaacactccccacaagtaaaaaaagccatagaacggatgggcattttggtaagcaattggcacccctcctcccatcctacagagtaaaacctgcacttttaagcgttttaatccatctacatgatattcgattcctctgtcattagacatggcttcccacagtgtttgaaaggacgcatttgcaggcatttaagctccacgctgtggctctattttgttttacaaaagtcaacaaggaggagttgacctgtctgacccaagggacatacgacattattagacaggaacgagctcatggaaataactgactccatccagctaccctatgttctaccgtacttttagaacatagtgctttggagttaatcgtcaagttctccttccaatccatcctactacagctgctagaataccttgctttgtattaccgctgcatttcctagtggaaattatccgcgatccactaggggcttctgttgccggttgctggacaactgttttagtttcacctccttcttcagaaagctggtctgaaagtccaaaataaacctattcagttagggagcagggattatacgagacgtttcatgcttatgtagctcgtacaatgacgtttcagtccacggttcacattctgttcgtattcttaactacaagcaactgtttgtaggagggtttttttaaacagctatattgacttgacaagctcatataagcaagagctataccggggaaaaactatttaagagtccagactctcgtccgtagctttaaacgctacacagttcaggcattctctcatttatacattcacctccagtagaagtgccttcaggaagtaaaaagtacccatcttcatcatcatctgcagcattgattacaactggaggatgcgtaggacttgggaccttttcagagttttccactatcatcacccccctcagctgcggagagggatttgactggacagaaagtttgttttgctgcagtgacgcctgagccattttcacagcatcttctgcagactcagggggacttggaagcgtagctagaggaagatgaggatcatctctcatttggccatgtaaaactttcaccccaaccttgcactcactgtctagatagggtagataaggtacataacccacctggctactgaattcagagtttcctattccccacccctacgaacacactaggaacaacggcttcccttcacacactaatctcgccacccgaccatccagaaaggattaaatgaggggaaagcaacctgaagtgcaaagatcacacaaagcacagagaagctgagcatgaaagaaaaaattacataccagaattacagtccgtttagctgagagcctgcgactgcacacttctccctacactcatcagtgagcagttacctgatgccttctacggcattgtacccactcctaagtaatattcaaaattaattctttaatgctgaaagaaaaaggacccaagaaactcacttttgcttggcgggaagaagcgtccgtcgacataacgtcctttcgtgtgacggaacgcacagttggatttttgacagccagctggttgattctcccagtagcaaggaatctcactgcgttttttctgaagacagaaagaaataaaagctcatggtaacactcgcctgagatttgctaagagacatagttacacgtcatgccagagacagggctattgcagtgcactgcggaaacatcattccaaagggcagttatcactgaaagcatttcagggcagatcgacaaagtttgcgtaagctgtaacaactacatattatccagctttcctgtcattccgttggagaagatgggcggctctcacacatcagttcagggtgggttaaactaagacaacgtgcaaaatactgggatttttcagagggaaaaaatgccttaaattgcctagcttgaatctctctcaatttacctttcagagccttatctccttcccatcttctccctccccaccctgtgctaccccaagacctcagaacaacgtcagcacctaatacaaaaatgtcttgctgagatatacctaagaaattgatttttcttcccccaaattcctcccacccccctccaagtaacacaaaccagtatcattttaaagcaagtaaagctatcacgtacaagcacattcagtctaccgacagcaaggaaaaatgctttcagggatttcgtttgagaacacatctttaggcaaacactcacttcgacttccatgtgtctgaacctgcagctagtcctgaaacagcgaccctcccgccacagcctgcacactctctcattgcccagagcagcctcacagtggcggaaggaacagctgtctccctgtaaccaaaaggaaatcaacaaaaaggaaattaaaacagtacagcctaaaaaattatccatgctagcagaactggaagcagaatctaactgcttattcagttaacagaaatctggatgtcccctccccctctgccccctcctctcctaaaaactcaacaagaaaccccaaagcaaaagaagc
The Harpia harpyja isolate bHarHar1 chromosome 19, bHarHar1 primary haplotype, whole genome shotgun sequence DNA segment above includes these coding regions:
- the LOC128154244 gene encoding zinc finger CCCH domain-containing protein 11A-like, encoding MSKQGDDCYFYFYSTCNKGDSCSFRHCEAALGNERVCRLWREGRCFRTSCRFRHMEVEKKRSEIPCYWENQPAGCQKSNCAFRHTKGRYVDGRFFPPSKTTLPSPPESAEDAVKMAQASLQQNKLSVQSNPSPQLRGVMIVENSEKVPSPTHPPVVINAADDDEDGYFLLPEDQLSEEGGETKTVVQQPATEAPSGSRIISTRKCSGNTKQEDNLNFGIKTLEEIKLEKLKEKTKKEPVIQLNLGERMGKRKASTAGKSVLPLKRNLADRLGKKTEVLDSADKAAKRGTVQVPRSLKERLGLSSEQTSTETDKNWLLKKAAKPAGEIHVKTVEEIRLERAHRRRGEPQGKPQTEGRCKTEDPSSGARLSPAVRVKTFSGSLAEKNHKRLEGEKRKPEEFPTETKVERKPKKQSILAPSVLSQVRPAEPAGKAKPAGEVRVKTLEEIKREKALRMQQSGGKVPAPPAQPEPAPTGRRLLRITKLIAPGREEKKIVELSKPFPKAVSAPAESATNSKVQVKSLEEIMWEKRQLKQRQEEKLQKEAAAVPSPVEQAIKDKSRASGSPESSVVSGSAYQLPKRILVKSPGDGVESPGKGAAVSPGKRAAQLQEWKAETKWKVCLKPLDGKATFPTKQPLKRKAAESHPSAVAAVKPLSATGGDGKEPSAKKAAAIVPALPEDSLLSIRGREKPQASPELHLGSQADSVAQSEVTSSTSASTQVAVKTHQLSSTGAWEAPFSVEDDFEKFLWEISGGKLEDIIDPDPEKDEDELLMELAEM